In a single window of the Cydia splendana chromosome 20, ilCydSple1.2, whole genome shotgun sequence genome:
- the LOC134800628 gene encoding low-density lipoprotein receptor-related protein 8-like, which translates to MCLYSPSPSPSPSAPACAEPGALHCAGRCVAAELVCDGRDHCADGGGGGAGSDEDPFMCSSYSRATASDAALGVAATSRSACAAGEWQCANRACVPRAALCDGQDHCGDFSDERRCSEYSARGRRDLPLGVRGRRVAVREPSVRAARRALRRTGPLRGLQR; encoded by the exons ATGTGCT TGTACTCCCCCTcgccctccccctccccctcggcgccggcgtgcgcggagccgggCGCGCTGCACTGCGCGGGGCGCTGCGTGGCGGCCGAGCTGGTGTGCGACGGCCGAGACCACTGCGcggacggcggcggcggcggcgccggcagcGACGAGGACCCCTTCATGTGCT CATCATACTCCCGCGCAACAGCCTCGGACGCAGCGCTAGGGGTCGCCGCGACCTCCCGCTCGGCGTGCGCGGCCGGCGAGTGGCAGTGCGCGAACCGAGCGTGCGTGCCGCGCGCCGCGCTCTGCGACGGACAGGACCACTGCGGGGACTTCAGCGATGAGAGGAGATGCAGTGAGTATAGCGCTAGGGGCCGCCGCGACCTCCCGCTCGGCGTGCGCGGCCGGCGAGTGGCAGTGCGCGAACCGAGCGTGCGTGCCGCGCGCCGCGCTCTGCGACGGACAGGACCACTGCGGGGACTTCAGCGATGA